From Frateuria aurantia DSM 6220, one genomic window encodes:
- a CDS encoding tlde1 domain-containing protein: MAWQYHQSNGKLYHDGKYIAKGYSGKGNDRDQPGSESHVGSGPIPRGKYSIQAPHLSPYTGPKSLRLIPHRGTRTHGRSGFLIHGDSLTHPGHASNGCIVLGPQLRERIWNSGDHELEVLR, encoded by the coding sequence ATGGCTTGGCAATACCATCAATCCAATGGAAAGCTTTACCATGACGGCAAATATATCGCCAAGGGGTATTCCGGAAAAGGAAATGATCGCGATCAACCGGGCAGTGAATCGCATGTCGGCTCCGGCCCCATCCCTCGCGGAAAGTACAGCATTCAGGCCCCTCACTTGAGTCCATATACCGGCCCCAAGTCACTACGCCTGATACCGCATCGAGGCACTCGGACTCATGGGCGTTCGGGCTTTCTCATTCATGGGGACAGCCTGACGCATCCGGGACATGCATCGAATGGCTGCATTGTTCTGGGACCGCAACTGCGCGAACGCATCTGGAACAGCGGTGATCATGAACTGGAGGTCCTGCGCTGA
- a CDS encoding TetR/AcrR family transcriptional regulator, which translates to MTADPSPAQALRADAARNRERILIAAESLFLERGADASLDEVAKRAKVGIGTLYRRFPTREALLAAMSDERLLALAEASRARDQSMPPDQSIRQFMEELVIHTCHYRGLAASLGAVLQSGTPGCHASQQEATRQLKRAQDADVLRQDVLLDDLVCVVMAISLAVEQAGGSLSRVRHLTHLFIDGFSNPGRALQVSDQRPAKPSRRSP; encoded by the coding sequence ATGACAGCAGATCCCTCCCCCGCCCAAGCCTTGCGCGCCGATGCTGCCCGCAATCGCGAGCGCATTCTGATCGCGGCCGAGAGCCTGTTCCTCGAACGCGGAGCGGATGCCTCGCTCGACGAAGTGGCCAAACGTGCCAAGGTCGGCATTGGCACGCTCTATCGCCGCTTCCCTACCCGCGAGGCCTTGCTGGCCGCGATGAGCGACGAACGTCTGCTGGCCTTGGCCGAGGCCAGCCGTGCCCGGGATCAGAGCATGCCGCCCGACCAGTCGATCCGACAGTTTATGGAGGAGCTGGTGATCCACACCTGTCACTACCGCGGACTGGCCGCCTCGTTGGGCGCGGTCTTGCAAAGCGGTACGCCCGGCTGTCATGCCAGCCAGCAGGAAGCGACCCGCCAGCTGAAACGTGCCCAGGATGCCGACGTACTGCGCCAGGATGTCTTGCTGGACGACCTGGTGTGCGTGGTGATGGCGATATCACTTGCCGTTGAACAGGCTGGCGGCAGCCTGAGCAGGGTCCGCCATCTGACCCACCTGTTTATCGATGGCTTCAGCAATCCTGGGCGCGCTCTGCAAGTGAGCGATCAACGGCCAGCAAAACCGAGCCGACGCAGTCCCTGA
- a CDS encoding SDR family NAD(P)-dependent oxidoreductase, with amino-acid sequence MQMRFKDKIVAITGGSDGIGLATAKAFAAEGASVYITGRSQERLDAAVALIGHGAVAVQGDAARPGDLDRLYTQIQCDHGRLDVVFANAGISELEPRPLGTITDDGFEQIFGLNVRGVLHTVQKALPLLVDGAAVVINGSVAGSKGFPGQSLYNASKAAVRSFARTWTSELKDRGIRVNMVSPSGTETRPMRAFLEARPGVEDMLKQLVPLGRLGQPDEIARAVLFLASTDSSYVAGVELFVDGGALAV; translated from the coding sequence ATCCAGATGCGATTCAAAGACAAGATTGTGGCGATCACTGGTGGCAGTGACGGCATCGGACTGGCGACCGCCAAGGCCTTTGCCGCCGAAGGGGCGAGCGTCTATATCACCGGCCGCAGCCAGGAACGGCTGGATGCGGCGGTAGCGTTGATCGGCCATGGTGCCGTGGCCGTGCAGGGTGACGCGGCTCGCCCAGGTGATCTGGACAGGCTCTATACCCAGATCCAATGCGATCACGGCAGGCTGGATGTGGTCTTTGCCAATGCGGGAATCTCGGAGCTGGAGCCGCGGCCGCTAGGCACGATCACCGATGACGGCTTCGAGCAGATTTTTGGCCTGAATGTCCGTGGTGTGCTGCATACGGTGCAAAAGGCGCTACCCTTGCTGGTGGATGGAGCCGCGGTGGTGATCAATGGTTCCGTGGCTGGCAGCAAGGGGTTTCCCGGGCAATCGCTGTACAACGCCAGCAAGGCGGCGGTGCGTTCGTTTGCGCGGACCTGGACTAGCGAACTCAAAGACCGGGGCATTCGCGTGAATATGGTATCGCCCAGCGGTACCGAGACCCGGCCGATGCGGGCATTCCTCGAGGCGCGACCGGGCGTGGAAGATATGCTGAAGCAGCTCGTGCCCCTGGGGCGCCTGGGACAGCCGGATGAGATCGCCCGTGCAGTGCTGTTTCTTGCTTCCACGGACAGCAGCTATGTTGCAGGTGTCGAACTGTTTGTAGATGGCGGGGCACTGGCCGTATAA
- a CDS encoding type VI secretion system amidase immunity protein Tai4, translating into MSRSQRRSWVAAGAYSPGPMTCPLAWICLLSIMAFCPARLVALPPATASSTATSPPAEQGGGQNFKDMVLAMCIAEAYRHEAQPAKDAGRSAEMLRQSAHDAKPATKREIFLLIDEYLQRDYFDPITAWQVHGLRFDLMKCLDLYHSEALEHVTQAQVDPPGLMASQPERR; encoded by the coding sequence ATGAGCCGCAGTCAACGTAGATCATGGGTCGCCGCAGGCGCGTACAGCCCGGGCCCCATGACCTGTCCGCTCGCATGGATCTGCCTGCTGTCCATCATGGCCTTCTGCCCTGCCCGACTCGTGGCCCTGCCACCGGCGACAGCCTCGTCGACAGCTACATCGCCACCGGCCGAGCAAGGCGGAGGTCAGAATTTCAAGGACATGGTGCTGGCCATGTGCATCGCCGAGGCCTACCGACATGAGGCCCAGCCGGCAAAAGATGCAGGCCGCAGCGCCGAGATGCTGCGCCAGTCCGCGCACGATGCCAAGCCCGCCACGAAGCGCGAGATTTTTCTGCTGATCGATGAATATCTGCAGCGCGACTACTTCGACCCCATCACCGCCTGGCAGGTACACGGACTTCGATTCGACCTGATGAAATGCCTGGACCTCTACCATAGCGAGGCACTGGAGCATGTAACCCAAGCTCAAGTCGACCCGCCCGGCCTCATGGCTTCGCAACCGGAAAGAAGGTAA
- a CDS encoding type VI secretion system amidase immunity protein Tai4 produces MTCCRRRYIRPHGVAWMALLIALSSTATEAARDYPYNGPDARSRPYGENYKDRLLAICLTRAYKAAPEAARDASGTASLLLDWTDYDLEAATLPMFALVDRYLASGQPDLVAKTNPAGRRPDLLKCLAMYHSPELQAQVKRFVDHPQRSYSQDHAPTGDTP; encoded by the coding sequence ATGACTTGTTGCAGACGCCGTTATATACGCCCGCATGGGGTCGCATGGATGGCGCTGCTGATCGCGCTTTCCTCAACGGCCACCGAAGCTGCCCGCGACTACCCGTACAACGGCCCGGATGCCCGAAGTCGACCTTACGGGGAGAACTACAAGGACCGGCTGCTGGCCATCTGCCTGACCCGGGCCTATAAGGCAGCACCTGAAGCGGCCAGGGACGCCAGCGGCACCGCCTCCTTGCTGCTGGACTGGACCGATTACGACCTGGAGGCCGCAACCCTGCCCATGTTCGCGCTTGTTGATCGCTATCTGGCTTCAGGCCAACCAGACCTGGTCGCGAAAACAAACCCGGCCGGTCGCCGTCCCGATCTGCTGAAGTGCCTGGCGATGTATCACAGCCCCGAGCTGCAGGCTCAGGTCAAGCGCTTCGTCGACCATCCGCAGCGCAGCTACAGTCAGGATCATGCACCCACGGGAGACACGCCATGA